The Ostrea edulis chromosome 1, xbOstEdul1.1, whole genome shotgun sequence genomic sequence gaaaatgaacTTCCTGCTTGGATTAATTTTCATGTTTCAGTTCAACGAAACATTTTGTTGTTCAAACAGGTAAGTCAAATAATTAACAATATCGTTCACAATCAAGCATAAATTGATTGAGTTGATATCAAGTTCAAAAATAACATATATTCTTATATTTTAGCAACAATACGTGTCAGTATAACTGGTATAAAGACGATGTCGGAAACTGCAAAGGTACGTGGGATGCATAACGTAGTGTTAAGTATCGAATGACAATGTAAAGGCAATTGAggttatttgtttaatttgaaaGAGTAGTGTAATGTTTGTAAGGAAATATTCAAAGCATATATcattatatttctttatatttcaattcGTTTTTATCACACTCTGCAGAGTGCGAGCTAGGTTGGATTGGATTCAATTGTAAGGAAAGTTGCAAACTTGGATTTTACGGGAAATTGTGTAGAACACCTTGCGAATGTGACGCATCGATGTGTGATAAAAGTACAGGCTGTACAACGTTATACAATCAGAAGAATAGTCGaggtaaaatatttcaaattcccAATATCTCCGGCATCTCTCTGTATAAATGCATGCAATTCTTCTACGAGGGCTTACAATTATGTTACGAGACCAAAGCTGATCTTTTTACTATCTATTCACGTTCGATTTTATCTCAATATCATTTGGTGTTACCGGgtaattgaaaaaaatgcaATTCCTGTGGgtatttttctttcttcacGATTTGGTAATATTTTACACCAAATTACAGAAGATATGAGTGAAACTTCCAACTGGATGTTGAGGGGTATTGCAGCAATGGCAGCGATATGTGTCCTAGCAACTGGAGGTTGTTATCTTTACAAACATCGGTGAGCACAAAGTATAGACTGTCTTTGTATACCTCACGTATTAAAACGGATTGCAAATGCAGCATCATATTACAATCACAGAAACATTTGACTATGATTCGATAAATATTGAAACCTAAATAATTAATCTGACTAGTAGGTGCCATATGATCACTTACTTTGAAAATAATGTTTGTATTGCTAAAATACACATTCAGTTACACGTTTGTATGTTTCATCTTAAACATTATTGCAATAAGAAGCTTTGACAATTATATTGCTTATTTATTACTAGCAATTTCACCTGTAGTCCTTTACAACACCAGAAAAGCATAACAGTTAGCCATCACTCTTTAGAAAGTCAGCCAGATGGACCAGACACGATGGGTAGACAAGAGGAAAACTCTTTCCACCAAGATACGAGATGTCCGTCCATCGCTTCCCGAGAAATAGACCCCCAATATGATACAGTGGAATCAAAAGATTACAATGTACTAAGTCTTCGTACCAACGGTCTAAATGATAATTTCCTTAATCAAGACTGTAATGACGTGTATTGCGATATGAACTTGCAAACATCAGCCCAATTAAGTCGAAACATGTCCGTAAATGTGAGAGAGGAcgagaaagaaaataaatggTACAGCGTTGCCGTTGTGATAACTGATGGTGATGGCGGACATAGTACCAggatatagatagatagatgggATATTCAGTGGGATTGGGGAGATGTCATAACATATAACTAACTCTCATTGAAGTAACGGTAATGTTTCTAATTAAATAGCTAACAAATCACACGGAActtagatttatatatatatattttcaattaaaccCTTAACTAACAGCCAAGAATTGGAAAAGTATTGCTATTACTTGACCACGTGACTCAATAGAATCCAACACCTTCGGCCGGTAACCAAAAGGTCGATGGTTTGGATACTAACGTGAACAATGTAATATAAGCACATTCAAGCATATTAGTACACATTTTATTCAGACGTTGATCGGGAGCGGAAGTGTTCACGGTCTATATCAAAGTATTAGCAACATGTGCAAAAGTCCCTCTACAAGGAACGGAAGTCTATGTTAAGCTACCGTCAAAAACGACACTTACCTATATGCACAGATGCATCTGCCTTGTCAATTTCATCATTATTGTGTTGGATTTTCCCTATCCTAATCTtctattctttataagattAAGGATAtgtatcactgtttgttatctcccattgttcatttatgaaaatgaatttaaatgtcATTCTTTATACTGCTGTTATTGATATTTACTTCGATATATTGTTACTGCTATGTGTCTGTTAGAAATAGTGCATCATATAACCAGTTTGTAATATAGATGTAAACATAATGTGGAGAGCAAAATGCTGATCCCGTGCATACAAGTTCCACATTTTGTTGTCTCTGTACATTTCCTGTGTCTGGTTTTGGTTTGCTTGtgttaactttttttttcatttttgtttttgtaagagTGCTTTATGTCTCAAATTTATTCCGTTTGCTTCTACTTCCCTATTTGTGAATAATAGTTCCAGCGAAtgactttttttctttattacTACATATTGAGTGTTATCTGTTCTATATATCAGGATCGCTTATAACTATGTTTATCTTTGATTTGTTGTTTATTATCATGAGCATTTGTTAAATTAGgatttgtatgtaactttattTGTTCATTGTCGGTTAGAGAGTTAAATTGAAATGATGTTTATTGTTAGATGTGTGACTGTGTTTACCTGTAAGTGATGACTATAAGTAAAATGTGCTTGTTTTGCTATTTGATTTCCTTTCAACAGATGACAAGAATTTTCTGAAgattaaaagatgaataaaagAATGATGCATAAGGacccccacacacacatacatgcatatatatatatatatatataccgtggtatatatatatgataggtgaagtgaagataacgaacggtcaatctcataactcctataagcaatacaaaataaatagttcggcaaacatggacccttggacacaccagaggtgggatcaggtacataGGAAGAGCCAGTATCCCCTGCCGATCGGTaccacccgccgtgatccctatatcttgatcaggtaaaccgagttatccgtagtcaaaatcagtgtgccaattatatatatagcaaGAAATACTGCAAGTCATAACAATTGACTAGcaaataatgaataattaaGTATGTGTTTCATTGCAAGTCTTCATAAAAGGACATACTATTTTGTAATCACTTGTTTTGTCAATGCATTTCATATTCTACATATCTACAGATTTGTAACCGAAGCCTTGGTAGTTTGCTACAAGTATTTTTAGGTTGGTTTCCTTCTTCCGATCCATGAATAGTCGAATGTGTATAAAGATATTGCTGACGCCAagcaggggtcgaaattaactttttctaccacaggctaattttagcctgtgggtaaaaaatccacaggctaaaatgaaaacctacaagctaaaatgaaaataatgaagcagtgctctttttatatatatatattttcaatcagtgattttccccatcattactgagcctagtgggtcaacaggcagcgtttggacaagacactaagttacgtaagtcatatggtgcaatgtctaggtctcttgattatcgcacctctaacagtctaatccacgacttgtttaccgcaggtctagatccagtcttccaatttcatgccacatcagggttgtcactagtgattttttaaagcgaatacaggactcatggctttataagcagcacgatcacgagtcctatgacttttttgataatcgtctacgcggtgagAAATACACCCGTGtcgtcactacaacccgacctcaatatgacaatgacattctcatgattctgataaaaataactaccggaagacttggtaaaacatagatttcgatatttttttgtagataaatgaataacaaaaacgtcatacttggaattattcaatttaatcacccctataggtgaacaggactcgtggcacatgtcgatatgcgatgtccaatctctaaagcatttgtttgactccgagtttcttaaaaaatcataaaagaaaaatccggataaaaacggttattgaaatcggtcgttcatgtaagcgtttgtatgattcagagtgcaagtttgagaaaagcgaatagcgcatcaccgtataaaacggatacgatacgatcatagtttgtaaatcaccactcgctaagattttcgagtgtccattatttttactcgctatttttcacatgtactcgcattttgcgagtatttctcgctaatttcgaccCCTGCCAAGTTGTCAACGAAAAGAGATTAAAATATACACAAAAGAATATGGACTGCATGAGAAGACAtctattttgttgttgttttatagACTACATTGTTTACCGAAAACTCCATAAGTTATAATACTAAGTTTTCACTAAGCAAATTTATAATAAAGAAAAGGTTTACAACCGTAGGGAATATTAAAAGGACTTTTTTAATCCACTAGACATTTTATActtatttgaaacaaaatgagaCTATACACACTCAAATACTCTGTGGGGTGTGATATTTAAGACAAACGCACACCTTAAACTCACACATAACACACATTATGTCTTATTCACTATCATTGCATTTCAAATATcataatttcaataattttcaagacttgaaaaataagatatctctttaaataagatgttgttttcggggggtgtacattttattcattggatgggcTCTTAAAATCGTTTTCTTACGataccagccagaataaagtacTAGGATTTGAAAGGgggttcaattataattcaagtatttttcagtatgttatcttattcatttttttcttcatttgtgaaacaacgtACTATtaaaatatggggggggggtgacaaagCCGGATGAtgccaacaggcgcttgcttgatatttttaatattaaaaaaatcactatgcaaattattaagcaagcgcctgttggtacattcatccacaaaatacaccgtgtaaaaatacatacactctgtaataatgcattagtatgaggtatcaatatgaaatggtgaaTTCTGAGGAtcacttcctgttctctctgtaatttttgcattccttgttcataataaaccttttgattttgcaaaaatgCTGAACtcttcataacattattgcagaATATATTTTCGCTTTCCGTTCCGTTtaccgttccgcgttttagcaacacgcCAGCCAATCATGGTAAGTGGCTTTGGCGGGTTTCCgttttagggagaattccttaagtattcaaactattAAAAATagtggaaagagatatctctttctctttgagagatatctctttttcaacgattaagatatatctcttatactttgagagatatctctctaggaatcttagagagatatttctttaagtgaaggagatatctctcaaagtaaaagagatatctttcagagtaaaagagatatatctttaagtgaaagagatatctctctaattgaaagagatatctcttaaagtataagagatatctctctcagtgaaagagatatctctctcagtgaaagagatatctctttaagtgtaagagatatctctaaaagtaaaagagatatctctctaagtgaaaaagatatctctctaagtgaaaaagatatctctctaagtgaaagagatatctctttttgagagagatatctcttaaggttaagagatatttctcattgtaaagagatatctcttaaaataagAGATCtatctttaatttaaagagatatcttattttttgaataaatagtaaaagggcttgccatataggctgcttattctttgtttttgtttggagttggtccattttgtttatttattcaaaCTTGTAATTTACATTACTTttctctcaatttttttttcatttcttactTCATTCTTATAGTGTTCATTCATTTAcatagttttttgttgttgtttttttgctGATACcttttttcttattattttttataattatttattcttaatgcatagttaaaatagaatctctctgggtacgagttagctttactatttttcAACGTATgagggttaactcgttccacttgagattaattaagtcttTTTTATCACTTtgtacattttggatcagctctttggacgaataagacATGACCTAATTCGCTCCGCTTTTACCATTGATTgacaagcctaaagaccaagaaacatgtagtctgcattgaaaatacgtttgtagattagtgtagttgtggTGCTAAATGTAtctatatgtagtttttgttatgattctttgttgatattggccacattatgtaatttttttcgtttgtcctgaagaaaggactggtcgtcccgaaaattttacaatctggttgtttgtgtcgttggtcattttagtgctttgtatatagatagatagatagataaaagtttgagtattggattttatttaaagaatttattgaatatatatatatatatatatatatatatatatatatatataaacacaggGAATAACATAGACATCTGTCGTAAAATTAAGATTGTACAACATACACGCTCCATTTCTATAAAGCACACAGATTGCAATACACTCTTCATCAAATATAGGTGTCTTAAGTGAAgaaacatttttatataaatcaCAGAGAAATTCACCGTTAGAGATATATggtaggcacctaatcccacatctggtgtatccaggggtccgtgtttgcccaactatctattttgtatagcttataggagttatgagattgatcattgttcgttatcttcacctttcatggataCTCACTTCCGCCCCTGCCTGGGGTTGAACtcctatataaacaccatatacttTAAAAACTGTTGGATTCCCAAAGCGAATACAGTTATAAAAATGATGTaaagcattaaaatgatatatctatatttgcTGGTACTTATAACTGTAAATAACTGTAACTGTATATAACTGTAACTGTAAATAAGGTAAAAATGATACAAGACGTAATTGATGCTTAATATTTATAACAACTGAATCAGTTACCAAAGCTTACTAAAGAATGGCTGGTCCGCTAGCTTAGAGTGAAATAACGTTAACTTCTATCCAAAAGGTTgatggattgattgaatattgtttaacgtccctctcgaggatatttcactcatatggagacgtcaccactgccggtgaagggctgcaaaatgtatacctatgctcggcgcttatggccattgagctgggagggatctttatcgtgccacacctgatgtgacacgggacctcggtttatgTGGTCtcttccgaaggaccgccccatttacttGCCTGTTAAAACaaacaagggggtactgagaacctattctaacccggatacctacggaattcaaaggtttcggAATGGATGCTATTATTTCCTTAAAATGTGACGTTCATTAATGGTACTGCATGCTACATTTCTACATACTTTATGAACACTGACAAGTACACTGTAGCTATATGATAAACAGGGATACTCAATCTGGTCTTTCATCATTTTGTGATTTGATATGTATGATAGTGCACCAATACCAACAGGTGAATATAACTAAttgtgatcaatgaaaggtgaatataacgaaaagtgatcaatctcataactcatataagcaatacaaaatagatagttgggcaaacacggacccctggataaagcagaggtggaatcaggtgcataggggtgtaagcatccccagtcgactggtcacacccgccgtgagccatatagtTTTAACAACGTTAAAGATCTCCACCGTGAAAACAAATACTGTTTACATACATTTGCGATTGTTTATCATAATTACAAGTTCGAGACCTTCATAACAATCTACCAGATTCCTTGATAACTTTTGAAAACTAGAAAATAACTGattattaaaacatttcttaatgAAATGGCAATCATCTTGTAAACGATAGTGGTCGGTTACATGAAAATGGTTAAACAGTGACGTTTGTATCAAACACTTGTTTCTGAAAGTTATTTAAATTTCTTCAAGCAATGAGAAAACGATATACCCTCACCCATAATAAAATTAAATCGATTACATCTAAATTAAGTATATAATTGTGTCTTAATTTGGTATGTGTGATATTCAACTTGCGTTCTCCAAATGCATAATCAGATGCGATTAGAAGTCTTATTTAGTCAACCTTTTGCGCACTTCCATTCAATTTCAAAGTGAGGATATTTTCGATGCTATAATTAGTCAACCTGAAACTATACGAGATGCAGATAATGAAACCGATACACCCACACACAGACACAAACAGAGATACAgccacacacaaacacacacaaagaCAGACACACCCACACACAGAAACAGACACACCTACACTCACCAATACACCAACCCACATAGATACGCCAACAGACACAGATACACCCATACACAGAGACAGACATACCCCCACAAGCAAgtatacacacagacacaccAACAAACAACGACAcaccaacacacacacatatacaccaacacacacagacacaccaACACACGCAGATACACCACAACACATACACAccaacacacacatatatacaccaacacacacagacacaccaacacacacatatacaccaacacacacagacacaccaacacacacagacacaccaACACAAATAGATACACCAACACCCACAGATACACTTACAAACATGGATAAAtcaacatacacacatatacaccaacacacacatatacaccaacacacacagacacaccaACACACGCAGACACACCACAACACAGACACAccaacacacacatatatacaccaacacacacagacacaccaacacacacagacacaccaACACACGCAGACACACCACAACACAGACACActaacacacatacacaccaACAAACATAAATAAACCAACACACACAGATACACCAACCCGCATATATACACTAACACACACAGATACAtccatacacatatatacaccaaAACACACAGATACACCCACACAGAAACAGATACACCAACACACGCATACACAacaacacacacagacacaccaACACACAGAGATACACCGACACATATATACACTAACACACACAGATACACCCACACAGAAACAGACACAgcaacacacacatatacacccACACACAGAGACAGATACATCAACACAAACAGACACATCAATACATACAgatacacaaacacacatatatacacccACACACAGATACACcaatacacacagacacaccAAGACACACATATACACTAACACACACAGATACTCcaacacgcacacacacacaaacacacacatacaccaACACACACAGATACACCCACACACACAGATACACCAACATCCAcccacacacagacacacacacacatacatacacgtAGATACACCACCACATACAAACATGCCAACACACAGATACACCAAAATCCATCCACACACAGACACACCAACACACACAGATACACAacacacacagaatcatcaacacacacagacacaccaacacacagacacacccacacacagacacactaacacacaaacacatcaaCACACACATATGCACCAACACACACAGATACACCAACAAACATAGATAAACCAACACACACtgacacacatatatacactaaCAAACACAGATACACCCACACACACAGATACACcaacacacacatataaaccCACACACAGAGATAGATACACCCACACACAGAGAGATACATcaacacacacagacatatcaACACACACAGAtacaaaaacacacacacacacaccaacaCACACAGATACACcgacacacatatatacaccaaCATACATAGATACACCCACACACATAGATACACCAACACGCATAGATACACCCACACACATAGAGACATCAACACACATAGATACACTAACACACAAATATACACCAACACACACAGATACACCCATACACATAGATACACcaacacatacacatacacccatacacatatatacaccaaCACACATAGATACACCCACACAGAAACAGACACGccatcacacacatacacacatatatacaccaacacacacacatacacccatacacatatatacaccaacacacacacatacacccatacacatatatacaccaacacacacacatacacccatacacatatatacaccaacacacacacatacacccatacacatatatacaccaaCACACACAGATACACCCACACAGAAACAGACACGCcatcacacacatatacaccCACACAGAAACAGACACGccaacacacacatacacccatacacatatatacaccaacacacacacatacacccatacacatatatacaccaacacacacacatacacccatacacatatatacaccaacacacacacatacacccACACAGAAACAGACACGccaacacacacatacacccatacacatatatacaccaacacacacacatacacccataacatatatacaccaacacacacacatacacccatacacatatatacaccaacacacacacatatacccatacacatatatacaccaaCACACACAGATACACTCACACAGAAACAGACACAgcaacacacacatatacacccACACAGAAACATACACAGCAACACACAGAGATACACCCACACACAGAGACAGATACACCCACACACAGAGACAGATACATCAACACACACAGAGACATCAACACACACAgatacacaaacacacatatatacaccaaCACACACAGATACACCCATACACATAGATACACCAACACACACAGGCCAACACACAGATACACCAACACGCATAGACACAtcaacacacacatatacaccaacacacacagatatacCAAGACACCCATATAAACTAACACACACAGATACACcaacacgcacacacacacacaccaacaCACACAAATACACCCACACACATATACACCAACACACATAAATACACCAACACACATAGACACATCCACACACACTGATACACCAATACACACAGATACACACACATAGAGACAGATACAcccacacacacagacacaccaACACACAGATATACAcccatacacatatatacaccaaTACACACAGATACACCAACAAAAAGAGACATACCTACATACACAGATACAccaacacacacaaacacattaACACACCCACATATACACCGATACACCCACACGCAGATACACACACACCAACATATACAGATACAccaacacacacaaacacatcaaCACACCCAAATATACACCGATACACCCACACGCAGAGacacacacactaacacacatAGATAcaccaacacacacacatatattcaCCCACATACAGACACACCAacacacacagatacatcaacatacacagacacatcaacacacacacatacaccaacacacacagataaaccaACATACACAGATACATCAACATACACAGACACACCAACACACACAGATACAccaacacacacatacacaccaaGACACACATACACCCACACACAGAgagatacacacacacacacacacacacacagagatatatacacacacacatagatacacccacacacagacacaaccatacacacacacacacacacacacaaccatacacacacatacatatatatatacccacatagacacacacacacacacacacacacacac encodes the following:
- the LOC125664029 gene encoding uncharacterized protein LOC125664029 isoform X1 yields the protein MRRQEEKTFHHDTRCPSIASREIDTQYDTEEFHDYNDNNTCQYNWYKDDVGNCKECELGWIGFNCKESCKLGFYGKLCRTPCECDASMCDKSTGCTTLYNQKNSREDMSETSNWMLRGIAAMAAICVLATGGCYLYKHRNFTCSPLQHQKSITVSHHSLESQPDGPDTMGRQEENSFHQDTRCPSIASREIDPQYDTVESKDYNVLSLRTNGLNDNFLNQDCNDVYCDMNLQTSAQLSRNMSVNVREDEKENKWYSVAVVITDGDGGHSTRI
- the LOC125664029 gene encoding platelet endothelial aggregation receptor 1-like isoform X3, with translation MLFLISICNNTCQYNWYKDDVGNCKECELGWIGFNCKESCKLGFYGKLCRTPCECDASMCDKSTGCTTLYNQKNSREDMSETSNWMLRGIAAMAAICVLATGGCYLYKHRNFTCSPLQHQKSITVSHHSLESQPDGPDTMGRQEENSFHQDTRCPSIASREIDPQYDTVESKDYNVLSLRTNGLNDNFLNQDCNDVYCDMNLQTSAQLSRNMSVNVREDEKENKWYSVAVVITDGDGGHSTRI
- the LOC125664029 gene encoding uncharacterized protein LOC125664029 isoform X2, translated to MNFLLGLIFMFQFNETFCCSNSNNTCQYNWYKDDVGNCKECELGWIGFNCKESCKLGFYGKLCRTPCECDASMCDKSTGCTTLYNQKNSREDMSETSNWMLRGIAAMAAICVLATGGCYLYKHRNFTCSPLQHQKSITVSHHSLESQPDGPDTMGRQEENSFHQDTRCPSIASREIDPQYDTVESKDYNVLSLRTNGLNDNFLNQDCNDVYCDMNLQTSAQLSRNMSVNVREDEKENKWYSVAVVITDGDGGHSTRI